Within Candidatus Methylomirabilota bacterium, the genomic segment AGAACCTGGCGGCGATCTCCTCCGGTCCGCTGCTGCTCTACAACTTCACGGCGCTCGAGCAGAACGTGGTGCGGCTGGACGAAGAGGCCGACGTCGCGTACGCCATCATCCTCGACCCGGAGGGGAAAGTCGCCGCGCACAGCGAGGATCCCGGCCTGGTCGGTACCGTCCTGACCGATCCGGTCTCGACGCGCGCGGCGGCGGCGAAGAATCCCGTCGTCCAGGAGGCGACGGTGGCGCGGCAGGTGGTCTACGACTTCGCCATCCCCGTGGATGTTCAGGGCCAGAAATGGGGGACCGTCCGGGTGGGCCTCTCCCGGCGGCGGATGGAAGCGGAGATCGCCAAGACCCGCCGTGAGCTCGCCCTCCTGGCCGCGGTCATCCTCCTGGGCGGCGGCGTCGCCTCCGCGCTGGTGGCGCGGCGGATCGCCCGGCCGGTCCGCCAGCTGGCCGACGGGGCCGCCGCCATCTCCCGGGGGGAGCTGGCCCAGCGGATCGAGCCGGTCACCTCCGACGAGATCGGCCGTCTGGCCGTCGCTTTCAACCACATGGCCAGCCAGCTCCTCCAGCAACGGGCGGCGCTGGAAGCTGCCCACGCCGAGCTGGGGCGCCGCTTCGCGGAGCTCTCCGACCTCAAGAGCTACACCGACGACATCCTGGGCTCGCTCCCGAGCGGCATCGTCACCGTCGACCTCCAAGGGTGCGTCGTCACCCTGAACTCCACCGCCGAGTCGCTCACCGGCTGCCGGCTGGCGGAGGTCCGCGGCTGCCCCGCCGCCGACGCCTTCGCTCACATCCCCGAGCTGGTGGCGCTCCTCCGCGAGACCGTGTCCACGCGGGCCGGAGGCGCGCTGGTCTCGGGGACCGTGGCCCGGCGGAACACCCCGGCCATCCCGGTGGAGATGACCAGCACGCCGCTGAAGGGCGCTGGCGGTCAGGACCTCGGCGTCGTCGCGGTCCTGCGCGATCTCACCACCGTGCGTCAGCTCGAGGAGCAGCTCCGCCGCTCGGACCGTCTGGCGGCGCTGGGGACCCTCGCCGCCGGTCTGGCCCACGAGATCAAGAACCCGCTCACGTCGCTCCTGACCTTCAGCCGCCATCTCACCCGCCGATTCGGCGACGAGCGCTTCCGGCAGCGCTTCCAGAGCGTGGTGCCTCGGGAGCTCGAGCGGATCAACGGGATCGTCGAAGGCCTGCTCCGGCTTGCCCATCCGACCCGGCTGAGCCTGAAGCCGGTCGACCTCGTCGAGCTTCTCGAGGAAGTGCTGGAGCTCTACGCCAACCAGGTCGAGACGAAGCAGATCACCGTGGCCCGCGAGTACGCGCCCGCCCTGCGGGTAATCCAGGCCGATCGGGAGCATCTCTATCAGGCGCTGGTCAACCTCGTCGCCAATGCGCTCGACGCGATGGGCGAGGGGGGCACGCTCACGCTCCGGACCAGCGGGAGCGGTGGCGCCGACCTGCTGGGATCGTCCGGCGGGTGGACGCCCGACCGCCGAGTCCGGATCGACATCCAGGATACGGGAGCCGGGATCCCGGCCGCCGAGATCCCGCAGGTCTTCAACCCCTTCTTCACCACCAAGGCGACCGGCACCGGGCTGGGGCTGGCCATCGTGCACAAGATCGTGGAGGACCATGGGGGCACGGTGACGTTCCGGAGCCATCCCGGGGCCGGCACGACGTTCACCGTACTGCTCCCGATCACGGTCGGCCGTCCCGCCGAGCGCGGGGGCGAAGGACGGGAGCCGTTCGATCTTCCGAGGCTTTCCCCGTGATCCGCAGGGTGTCGGCTGGCGCTTCGGCCCGGACGCTCGGGGACGAGCGCGACGAGATCGCGGTCCTCGCCCGGATCGTGGAGGTCGCCGGTTCGAGCCTCGCCCTGGAGGAGATCCTCGGGGAGATCGCCCGGGGCGCCGAGGAGCTCTTCGGGACCGAGTGGAACCTGGTGCTGCTGGTGGAAGGCGAGCGCCTGGTTCCGCGCGCGTGGACCGGCTTCGAGTCGCGGGAGCTCCGGGGGCTCAGCTTTCCAGCCGACACCGGGCTTCTCGGCCGGGTCCTGTCCGGTGGTGCCTCGGTCCAGCTCGACCCGGACGCGCTCAGCGAGGCCCGGGCGCTCGCCTCGGTGCTGGCCGGCGTGCGGTCCGGCCTCGCCGCGCCGCTCCAGGCGCGCGGCCGCCGCGTGGGGGCTCTGCTGGCGGCGGCCGGGACGCCCCGACGGTTCTCGCAGCTCGACGAGACGCTCTTGCGAACCCTGGCCGGGCAGGCGGCCCTCGCGGTGGAGCGCGCCCGGCTCGTCGAGGAGCTCCTCCACGCCGACCGGCTCTCGACGGTGGGGCGGATGCTGGCCGGGGTCGCCCACGAGCTGAACAACCCCCTGGCGGTCGTCATGGGGACGCTCGATCTCATCCGGCAGGAGCCGATCGACTCCCGGGTATCCGAGCGGCTCGCGCGCGTGTCCGACCAGGCCCAGCGCGCGGTCAAGATCGTACGCACGCTCCTGGCCCTCGCCCGCAAGCGGCCGACCCAGCGGCGCCCGGTCGATCTCACCGAGCTCCTGGCCAGCACCCTGGAGCTCGGGGCCTACGACTTCAAGAACGCCGAGGTGCGGGTCGTCCGGCGATTCCGGGAGAGCCTTCCCCCGATCCTGGGTGACCCGGATCAGCTCCAGCAGGTCTTCACGAACCTGGTCCTCAACGCGACCCAGGCGATGGACGAGACGCACGGAGGCGGCACGCTGACCGTCGCGACCGATCTGGACCGCGAGGGCGACCGGGTCGTCGTCACCATCACGGACGACGGTCCCGGGATCCGGCCGGAACACCTGCCGCGCCTGTTCGAGCCGTTCTTCACGACCAAGGGCGAGGGGAAGGGCACCGGCCTCGGCCTGGCGATCTGCCGCCACATCGTCGAGAGCCACGACGGCCGCATCCGCGCCGCCAGCGGGCCGGAGATGGGTGCCGAGTTCACGGTGGAGCTCCCCGTCTGCCACCAGACGCCGGGCCACGAGGCGGCGGCCCGGGGCGACGCCGAGGTGGCGCCGATCGGCGGCGTGCGCGTCCTGCTGGTCGAGGATGAGCCGCTGGTGGGCGACATGCTGGCGGACGTCCTGGCCCTCGAGGGGCACCAGGTCGACCGGGCCACCAACGGCCGCGAGGCGCTCGTCCGCGTCGGCTCCCGGCCCTATACCCTGATCGTGAGCGACATTCGCATGCCGGACCTCGACGGTCCGGCCTTCTATGCCGAGCTTCTCGGCGTCAGCCCCGCGCTGGCGCGCCGGGTCGTCTTCGTGACCGGGGACGTGGTGAGCGCCGAGACCCGGCGCTTCCTCGACGAGACCGGGCTCCTCTATCTGGAAAAACCCTTCGCCATCGCGGAGTTCCTGTCGACCGTCCGCCGCGCGTTGACCCAGGGCTGACCCCGCCTCTGGCCGCCGCGGGCGGCATTGACCCCGGAGGCGCGGGCCTCTAGGCTTGGGGAACCGAGTACCCAGCCGATCCTCATCCGCGGAGGACCCGCATGAAAGGCGTGACGCTTCCCACCGAGACCGTGTTCGTCATGGAGATGTCCCCGATCAAGTTCGGCCTCGGCGCCACCGACGAGATCGGGTACGATGCCCGTCGCCTCGGCGTCCGCAAGGTCCTGATCGTCACCGACCGCCACCTCGCCGAGCTGGGTCTCCCCGAGCGGATCGCGGGACTCCTCGGCGAGCAGGGGATCAAGGCCGACACGTACGACAGCGTGGAGATCGAGCCGACCGATCACTCGATCGAGGAGGCCGCCGACTACGCGCGGACCAAGGAGTTCGACGGGGTCGTCGCCGTGGGCGGGGGCAGCAGCATCGACACGGCCAAGGCGGTGAACCTCCTCACCTGCTACCCGGCGCCGCTGCTGGACTACATCAACAAGCCGGTCGGCAAGGGCGTGCCGGTCCCCGGGCCCCTCCGACCGCTGATCGCCGTGCCGACCACCGCCGGGACCGGCAGCGAGACGACCGCGGTCGCGGTCGCCCATATCGTCGAGCAGGACGTCAAGGCCGGCGTATCACACCGGCTGCTGCGCCCGGCCCTCGGGGTCGTGGATCCCCTCAACACGCTCTCGGCTCCGCCCGAGGTCACGGCGGCCGCCGGCGCGGACATCCTGACCCACGCCGTCGAGTCGTACACGACCCGTCCCTACGACGCCCGGCCCAAGCACCACCCCCCCGACCGCCCGGCCTACATCGGCGCCAACCCCGCCAGCGACATCTGGTGCGAGAGGGCGATCGAGTACGTGGGCCGGTACCTCCGGCGCGCGGTGCTGAACGGCCTCGACCTGGAGGCGCGCGTGCACCTCGCGCTGGCGGCCAACTACGCGGGGATCGGCTTCGGCAACGCCGGGGTCCACATCCCGCACGCGCTGGCCTATCCGATCGCCGGGCTCGTCCGCGACTATGTGCCGGCTGGTTACCGGACGGGGCACCCCCTGGTGCCGCACGGGATGTCCGTCATCCTCCCGGCGCCCGCCGTGTTCCGCTTCACGTACCCGACGGCGCCCGAGCGGCATCTCCGCGCCGCCGAGCTCCTGGGCGCGCCGGTCGTCGGGCTCGGCGACGCCGAGCGGCGCGAGGCGCTGCCCCGGGCCCTGATCGCGCTGATGCGCGATGTCGGCCTCCCGAGCGGGCTCGGGGCCATCGGCTACACGGAGGCCGACGTGCCGGCGCTCATCGAGGGGACGCTTCGGCAGCCGCGTCTCCTGGCCGGCGCGCCACGACCGGTCGGGGCCCTCGAGCTGGAGACCATCCTGCGCGATGCCATGCGGTACTGGTGACCGGCCGATCCATCGAGGTCAGAGCCACCGCACGTCCGGCAGTCCAATCGC encodes:
- a CDS encoding ATP-binding protein, producing MSSGESVTPGGGAASPGSLRRRFASLQAKFLLGAVLVIGLVMAALIVIVEHRQRAAIVDEVQRRGLVLAQNLAAISSGPLLLYNFTALEQNVVRLDEEADVAYAIILDPEGKVAAHSEDPGLVGTVLTDPVSTRAAAAKNPVVQEATVARQVVYDFAIPVDVQGQKWGTVRVGLSRRRMEAEIAKTRRELALLAAVILLGGGVASALVARRIARPVRQLADGAAAISRGELAQRIEPVTSDEIGRLAVAFNHMASQLLQQRAALEAAHAELGRRFAELSDLKSYTDDILGSLPSGIVTVDLQGCVVTLNSTAESLTGCRLAEVRGCPAADAFAHIPELVALLRETVSTRAGGALVSGTVARRNTPAIPVEMTSTPLKGAGGQDLGVVAVLRDLTTVRQLEEQLRRSDRLAALGTLAAGLAHEIKNPLTSLLTFSRHLTRRFGDERFRQRFQSVVPRELERINGIVEGLLRLAHPTRLSLKPVDLVELLEEVLELYANQVETKQITVAREYAPALRVIQADREHLYQALVNLVANALDAMGEGGTLTLRTSGSGGADLLGSSGGWTPDRRVRIDIQDTGAGIPAAEIPQVFNPFFTTKATGTGLGLAIVHKIVEDHGGTVTFRSHPGAGTTFTVLLPITVGRPAERGGEGREPFDLPRLSP
- a CDS encoding ATP-binding protein, with amino-acid sequence MIRRVSAGASARTLGDERDEIAVLARIVEVAGSSLALEEILGEIARGAEELFGTEWNLVLLVEGERLVPRAWTGFESRELRGLSFPADTGLLGRVLSGGASVQLDPDALSEARALASVLAGVRSGLAAPLQARGRRVGALLAAAGTPRRFSQLDETLLRTLAGQAALAVERARLVEELLHADRLSTVGRMLAGVAHELNNPLAVVMGTLDLIRQEPIDSRVSERLARVSDQAQRAVKIVRTLLALARKRPTQRRPVDLTELLASTLELGAYDFKNAEVRVVRRFRESLPPILGDPDQLQQVFTNLVLNATQAMDETHGGGTLTVATDLDREGDRVVVTITDDGPGIRPEHLPRLFEPFFTTKGEGKGTGLGLAICRHIVESHDGRIRAASGPEMGAEFTVELPVCHQTPGHEAAARGDAEVAPIGGVRVLLVEDEPLVGDMLADVLALEGHQVDRATNGREALVRVGSRPYTLIVSDIRMPDLDGPAFYAELLGVSPALARRVVFVTGDVVSAETRRFLDETGLLYLEKPFAIAEFLSTVRRALTQG
- a CDS encoding hydroxyacid-oxoacid transhydrogenase yields the protein MKGVTLPTETVFVMEMSPIKFGLGATDEIGYDARRLGVRKVLIVTDRHLAELGLPERIAGLLGEQGIKADTYDSVEIEPTDHSIEEAADYARTKEFDGVVAVGGGSSIDTAKAVNLLTCYPAPLLDYINKPVGKGVPVPGPLRPLIAVPTTAGTGSETTAVAVAHIVEQDVKAGVSHRLLRPALGVVDPLNTLSAPPEVTAAAGADILTHAVESYTTRPYDARPKHHPPDRPAYIGANPASDIWCERAIEYVGRYLRRAVLNGLDLEARVHLALAANYAGIGFGNAGVHIPHALAYPIAGLVRDYVPAGYRTGHPLVPHGMSVILPAPAVFRFTYPTAPERHLRAAELLGAPVVGLGDAERREALPRALIALMRDVGLPSGLGAIGYTEADVPALIEGTLRQPRLLAGAPRPVGALELETILRDAMRYW